One Alphaproteobacteria bacterium HT1-32 genomic region harbors:
- a CDS encoding PAS domain S-box protein, with protein MRKKPKSPEPASNIPLSEEKGMTSVDYALVFEAQSTGIAIVSPDGVIRQSNTSARNILSNTGNILDVSPERQTEFGDQKERKRLIQALGATADGDRSEIEIRVTNKGLAVTHLLLTIAPFSADSSDAIIVEIKDISMERQSEEILANLNSDLESLVDSRGRELGEFTERYEVLFQTSAVGILLHDQGTLFMANKAAASMFGYASPEQLLAETDIFGLVTDQDRALIENDIRCRTAGEPVPDSYEIQTRMRDGSSSWAVVYITQVPWRDRIVTQATIIDIGDRKLIEEALAHSNDRYSSLIQETPLGICVQRDFEYLFSNMTYAQMLGYEHPEEVIERSTLEHISPQEHSRMMRNAELQRTGSGEAPRIYDYAAVRADGSQAIFENRVSQVNWDGKPATLCVMIDVSERDRVRRDMETSERNFRTIVENSFQGIVIHDETGILFSNKPAANIFGLQEADDLKTLPTLDTFIHPDDKQRTARPFAPPHNDERRKQHRLRVIGRDKTTRWAEATSGWIHWEGGKAVQTILLDITDQIKAQDELEQNREHLTAAIESLPGGLIMYDRDSRVLLFNTQYSQMMGFPADYISVGMDRAELHQQASSRGYFREKNEIYQNVHDYLASYRYRENSVYEVEMADGRWIRCVDRVIPNGSRVCLRMDVTRERLAQRELRLAKGQAETANRAKSEFLSSMSHELRTPMNAILGFSQLLETDIDAPLNDEQLRFVSQIAKAGDHLLKLINQVLDLAKIESGKSEIDIVDVHLLDLIQECIGLSSSLSKQMGIHLICDTGKVTGIFVRGDTDRLRQVLINVLSNAIKYNRANGTVTIDMETMSPDKLRILVKDTGIGIPADKHDKVFEAFARLGAENSGIEGTGIGLTLSKRLIEQMDGDIGFESVAGEGSTFWIELQIADVTNMMPPTAIDGTSTAQETPPSTTRTTVLYVEDNAANMMLMEEVVSRIEGVTLLTATTAEIGLSLARNHQPDLIILDINLPGMDGYEALSIIQNETKLLNTPVVALSADAMPQQVERGKKAGFQDYLTKPINIREVRNLIQSYAESGEK; from the coding sequence ATGAGAAAAAAGCCGAAGTCTCCTGAGCCTGCCAGCAACATCCCTCTATCAGAGGAAAAAGGTATGACATCAGTGGACTATGCGCTTGTTTTTGAAGCACAATCGACTGGCATCGCCATTGTCAGCCCGGACGGGGTTATACGCCAGTCCAATACGTCCGCACGCAACATACTGTCCAACACCGGGAACATTCTCGACGTTTCACCGGAAAGGCAGACGGAGTTCGGAGATCAGAAAGAACGAAAACGTCTTATACAGGCACTGGGGGCGACTGCTGACGGCGACCGGAGCGAGATTGAGATCAGAGTCACAAACAAGGGACTGGCCGTCACACATCTGCTGCTGACCATTGCACCTTTTTCTGCCGATTCGTCTGATGCCATTATCGTTGAGATCAAAGACATCTCGATGGAGCGCCAGAGCGAAGAAATTCTGGCAAATCTGAACAGCGACCTGGAGAGTCTTGTCGACAGCCGGGGCCGTGAACTCGGGGAATTCACAGAACGATATGAAGTGCTGTTCCAGACTTCTGCTGTCGGCATCCTGCTGCATGATCAGGGCACCCTGTTCATGGCCAACAAGGCGGCGGCAAGCATGTTCGGTTATGCATCCCCTGAGCAGCTTCTCGCAGAAACTGATATCTTCGGACTGGTTACCGATCAGGACCGGGCTCTCATAGAAAATGACATCCGATGCCGCACTGCGGGCGAACCTGTTCCTGACAGCTACGAAATACAAACCAGAATGCGTGATGGCTCATCTTCATGGGCCGTCGTTTATATTACCCAGGTCCCATGGCGCGACCGGATCGTCACGCAGGCAACCATCATTGATATTGGTGACCGCAAGCTCATCGAAGAAGCTCTTGCACATTCCAATGACCGCTACAGCTCCCTGATTCAGGAGACACCTCTGGGAATCTGTGTACAGCGGGACTTTGAGTATCTGTTCTCAAATATGACCTACGCCCAGATGCTGGGTTATGAGCATCCAGAAGAAGTCATCGAGAGAAGTACGCTGGAGCATATTTCTCCGCAAGAACACAGCCGTATGATGCGCAATGCCGAATTGCAGCGAACCGGATCCGGCGAGGCACCACGGATATACGACTATGCCGCCGTCAGGGCTGATGGCTCACAGGCAATCTTCGAAAACCGGGTCAGCCAGGTAAACTGGGATGGCAAACCGGCAACGCTTTGCGTGATGATCGATGTCAGTGAGCGGGACCGCGTGCGCCGTGACATGGAAACCAGCGAACGCAACTTCCGGACTATTGTCGAAAATTCCTTTCAGGGCATCGTCATTCATGACGAAACCGGCATTCTGTTCAGCAACAAACCGGCTGCAAATATTTTCGGTCTGCAAGAGGCCGACGACCTCAAGACCCTGCCAACACTTGATACGTTCATACATCCGGATGACAAACAACGAACAGCCCGGCCCTTTGCACCGCCTCATAACGACGAACGCCGGAAGCAACATCGTCTGAGGGTTATCGGACGCGACAAGACTACCCGATGGGCGGAAGCAACCTCAGGATGGATCCACTGGGAAGGTGGTAAAGCCGTCCAGACGATCCTTCTGGACATCACAGACCAGATCAAGGCTCAGGACGAACTGGAACAAAACCGGGAACATCTGACGGCAGCAATCGAGTCCCTTCCGGGCGGGCTGATAATGTACGACCGGGACAGCCGGGTTCTGCTGTTCAACACACAATATTCCCAGATGATGGGCTTTCCTGCAGATTATATTTCTGTCGGAATGGACCGTGCTGAACTCCACCAGCAGGCAAGTTCTCGTGGTTATTTCCGGGAAAAAAATGAAATCTACCAGAACGTCCATGACTACCTTGCATCCTACAGATACAGGGAAAATTCCGTCTACGAAGTCGAGATGGCGGATGGACGATGGATCCGGTGCGTTGACCGGGTAATTCCCAATGGCAGCCGTGTCTGCCTGAGAATGGACGTCACCCGCGAACGTCTGGCGCAACGCGAACTCCGTCTGGCAAAAGGGCAGGCAGAAACAGCAAACCGGGCAAAATCAGAGTTCCTGTCCAGCATGAGCCACGAGCTTCGCACCCCCATGAATGCGATCCTTGGCTTCAGTCAGTTGCTGGAAACCGACATTGATGCCCCCCTGAATGACGAACAGCTCCGGTTTGTTTCCCAGATCGCCAAGGCTGGTGACCATTTGCTCAAGCTTATCAATCAGGTGCTTGATCTGGCGAAGATTGAATCCGGCAAGAGCGAGATCGACATCGTCGATGTCCATCTTCTCGACCTGATACAGGAATGCATCGGTCTCAGTTCATCACTCTCCAAACAGATGGGGATCCACCTGATCTGCGACACGGGAAAAGTCACGGGCATCTTTGTTCGCGGAGATACAGACCGGCTGCGTCAGGTGCTGATCAATGTTCTGTCGAATGCCATCAAGTACAATCGCGCGAATGGTACGGTGACAATCGACATGGAAACCATGTCTCCCGACAAACTGCGCATTCTGGTCAAGGATACCGGAATCGGCATTCCCGCAGACAAACATGACAAGGTTTTCGAAGCCTTCGCCCGGCTCGGAGCAGAAAACAGTGGCATTGAAGGCACCGGTATTGGCCTGACATTAAGCAAGAGACTGATTGAGCAGATGGACGGTGATATCGGTTTCGAGAGTGTCGCCGGCGAAGGCAGTACATTCTGGATAGAACTGCAGATCGCTGATGTCACAAACATGATGCCGCCCACAGCCATCGACGGCACCTCAACAGCCCAGGAAACACCCCCTTCAACAACACGGACAACCGTGCTGTATGTCGAAGACAATGCTGCAAACATGATGCTGATGGAAGAGGTCGTCTCACGGATCGAGGGCGTGACCCTGTTGACCGCAACAACTGCCGAAATCGGCCTTTCACTGGCGCGTAATCATCAACCCGACCTGATCATTCTCGACATCAATCTGCCGGGAATGGATGGATATGAAGCACTAAGTATCATTCAGAATGAAACGAAATTGCTGAATACGCCGGTGGTCGCATTGAGCGCAGATGCCATGCCGCAGCAGGTAGAGCGCGGTAAAAAAGCCGGGTTTCAGGATTACCTGACAAAACCGATCAATATCCGGGAAGTGCGGAACCTGATACAGTCATATGCTGAAAGTGGGGAAAAATGA
- a CDS encoding response regulator, which produces MTNDEALVYIVDDIEANRDLLLSLLKKNGIATEAYGTADQFLDEMAADRPGCILLDIRMPGMDGLTALRELQSRECPLPVIMVTAHGDVPVAIEAMKSGAFDFVEKPINTRQVLASVEQAIGISHRNILDRQELLKAREGLESLSQRERDVLNLIAGGLMNKQIAFELSISQRTVEVHRSRVMEKMGAITVADLVRSSLLVGIGKEDS; this is translated from the coding sequence ATGACCAATGATGAAGCGCTTGTCTATATTGTCGACGACATCGAGGCTAATCGCGACCTGCTGCTGAGCCTCCTGAAGAAAAACGGTATCGCAACAGAAGCATACGGAACGGCAGACCAGTTTCTTGACGAGATGGCAGCCGACAGGCCGGGCTGCATCCTGCTTGATATCCGGATGCCTGGCATGGATGGCCTGACTGCATTGCGTGAGCTGCAATCCCGGGAATGCCCGTTGCCGGTTATCATGGTCACCGCACATGGCGACGTACCTGTTGCGATCGAGGCCATGAAAAGCGGAGCCTTTGATTTTGTCGAGAAGCCGATAAATACCCGGCAGGTCCTGGCCAGCGTCGAGCAGGCAATTGGCATCAGCCATCGCAACATACTCGACCGGCAGGAACTTCTGAAGGCCCGCGAGGGGCTCGAAAGCCTTTCGCAGCGGGAACGGGACGTGCTCAATCTTATTGCGGGCGGGTTGATGAACAAGCAGATTGCCTTTGAACTGAGCATCAGTCAGCGAACTGTTGAGGTCCATCGCTCACGCGTCATGGAGAAAATGGGCGCAATCACCGTTGCAGACCTTGTTCGCTCCTCACTTCTGGTCGGAATCGGCAAGGAAGACAGCTGA
- a CDS encoding response regulator — translation MISNSTITRSRILIVDDLPVNVMVLEATLRRDGFTDITTVTDPRMVESQVSANEYDLIFLDIRMPHINGFELCERLASNVADDDYLPVIVVTAQTDKETRHRSLQLGAKDFITKPFDNQEILSRTRNSLEIRALYKERRDHAALLERKVAERTRELEDAQLEIVRRLGIASSFRDNETGAHVQRMSEGCRLIALEAGLGDTFAQMILRASPMHDVGKIGIPDGVLLKPGPLNPDEWATMQTHAQIGADMLAGHPSPVMQMAERIAKTHHERWDGKGYPNKLSGAEIPVEGRICAVSDVFDALTSRRPYKEPWSVEKAIAYIKDGAGTQFDPEIVECFLRVARQIAQLRMLTPDEEPGQSVTASAAQKRDADAA, via the coding sequence ATGATTTCCAACTCGACCATCACCCGGTCACGTATCCTCATCGTCGACGATTTGCCGGTGAATGTGATGGTATTGGAAGCCACTCTTCGCAGAGATGGCTTTACCGATATTACGACAGTGACAGACCCCCGGATGGTCGAAAGTCAGGTCAGCGCCAACGAGTATGATCTGATTTTTCTTGATATCAGAATGCCTCACATCAACGGGTTCGAGTTATGTGAGCGACTGGCCTCGAATGTTGCGGATGATGATTATCTTCCGGTCATTGTTGTTACCGCACAAACCGACAAAGAGACCCGGCACCGGTCATTGCAACTCGGCGCAAAAGACTTCATCACCAAACCGTTTGATAATCAGGAAATCCTTTCCCGAACCCGGAATTCACTCGAAATTCGCGCCCTCTACAAGGAGCGCCGCGACCATGCTGCCCTTCTTGAACGGAAAGTTGCGGAACGGACCCGGGAGCTGGAAGACGCCCAGCTCGAAATCGTCCGTCGTCTCGGCATTGCCTCTTCCTTCCGCGACAATGAAACCGGCGCGCATGTGCAGCGCATGAGCGAAGGCTGCCGGCTGATTGCCCTTGAAGCCGGCCTTGGCGATACATTTGCCCAGATGATCCTTCGCGCAAGCCCGATGCATGATGTTGGTAAAATTGGCATTCCCGACGGTGTTCTGCTGAAACCCGGTCCGCTGAATCCCGACGAATGGGCCACCATGCAAACCCACGCCCAGATTGGGGCAGACATGCTTGCCGGCCATCCGTCACCGGTCATGCAGATGGCCGAACGTATTGCGAAAACTCATCATGAACGGTGGGATGGCAAGGGCTACCCGAACAAGCTGTCCGGAGCAGAAATACCGGTTGAAGGTCGTATCTGTGCGGTAAGCGATGTTTTTGATGCCCTGACCTCACGGCGTCCCTACAAGGAACCCTGGTCGGTTGAAAAGGCAATTGCCTATATCAAAGATGGCGCAGGCACCCAGTTCGATCCCGAAATCGTAGAATGCTTCCTGCGGGTTGCCCGCCAGATCGCCCAGTTGCGCATGCTCACCCCGGATGAAGAACCGGGACAATCAGTCACTGCCTCAGCAGCGCAAAAAAGAGACGCTGACGCAGCCTGA
- a CDS encoding aminotransferase class III-fold pyridoxal phosphate-dependent enzyme encodes MTIQFTTNDLESQWMPFTANKDFKQSPRLLVKADGMYYENHEGGRLLDGCAGLFCVAAGHGRKEVRDAIYTALEQLDYAPPFNTAHPLSFEAARKVARILPDHMNHVFFTNSGSESVDTALKIALAYHYARNDKMRTRFVGRQRAYHGVNFGGLSVSGMVKNKEVFGPGLPGVLHMRHTWSKDERFVAGQPETGADKAEDLQGFVDTYGAESIACCIVEPVAGSTGCLPPPKGYLQRLREICDANGILLIFDEVITGFGRMGTAFSDGVFGVKADIVTMAKALTNGTVAMGAVAVSDDVYETIISSGGPTAVEFFHGYTYSGSVPAAAACVAAMDIYEREDLFGNAAKMAGPFQEMVHSMKEFGLVTDIRSIGLLAGIDLSVDEKPGKRGYEVMKALYAAGLLVKLTGDCALLSPPLICNESHIDEMGTILRKTLASF; translated from the coding sequence ATGACCATCCAGTTCACGACCAATGACCTTGAAAGTCAGTGGATGCCGTTTACGGCCAACAAGGACTTCAAGCAATCGCCACGCCTGCTCGTGAAAGCAGATGGCATGTATTACGAAAACCATGAAGGCGGTCGCCTTCTGGACGGCTGCGCAGGGCTGTTCTGTGTTGCAGCCGGTCATGGTCGCAAGGAAGTGCGTGATGCCATTTATACGGCGCTGGAGCAGCTGGATTATGCCCCTCCGTTCAATACGGCTCATCCACTGAGTTTCGAGGCTGCCCGCAAGGTTGCGCGCATTCTGCCGGATCACATGAACCATGTCTTTTTCACCAATTCCGGTTCGGAATCGGTTGATACGGCGCTGAAAATTGCTCTGGCTTACCATTATGCCCGTAATGACAAGATGCGGACCCGCTTTGTTGGTCGCCAGCGTGCCTATCATGGTGTGAATTTCGGCGGGTTGTCGGTCAGCGGCATGGTGAAGAACAAGGAAGTGTTCGGACCGGGGCTGCCGGGTGTTCTGCATATGCGCCATACCTGGTCGAAGGATGAGCGTTTCGTGGCAGGGCAGCCGGAAACCGGTGCTGACAAGGCGGAAGATCTGCAGGGCTTTGTCGATACCTATGGGGCCGAATCGATTGCCTGCTGCATTGTCGAACCGGTTGCCGGTTCAACGGGCTGCCTGCCGCCGCCAAAAGGTTATCTGCAGCGCCTGCGTGAAATCTGTGATGCCAACGGTATCCTGCTGATTTTCGATGAGGTTATCACCGGATTCGGCCGTATGGGGACCGCGTTCTCTGATGGTGTCTTCGGCGTTAAGGCCGATATCGTGACGATGGCCAAGGCCCTGACCAATGGCACGGTCGCCATGGGAGCGGTTGCGGTGAGTGATGATGTGTATGAGACCATCATTTCGTCAGGTGGCCCGACAGCCGTTGAGTTCTTCCACGGATATACCTATTCAGGATCGGTTCCTGCTGCTGCGGCCTGTGTTGCTGCCATGGACATCTATGAGCGCGAAGACCTGTTCGGAAATGCTGCGAAGATGGCCGGACCGTTTCAGGAGATGGTTCATTCCATGAAGGAATTTGGTCTGGTGACCGACATCCGGTCGATTGGTCTGCTGGCGGGTATCGATCTTTCTGTCGATGAAAAGCCCGGCAAGCGCGGCTATGAGGTGATGAAGGCGCTTTATGCTGCGGGGCTGCTGGTCAAGCTGACCGGTGATTGCGCCCTGCTCTCCCCGCCGCTGATATGTAATGAAAGCCATATCGATGAAATGGGGACGATTTTGCGGAAGACACTGGCGTCCTTCTGA
- a CDS encoding aminotransferase class I/II-fold pyridoxal phosphate-dependent enzyme produces the protein MPDDNGLPLQTRIRQMIVTAILDGQLAPGATLPSCRKLAKTVGVARNTVVLAYEGLVDEGFLNARERSGFFVSTDVVDGRLKALRGEMPAPTEISQKEQIDWSRRLRSPARDAVIVRKPADWQNFPFPFISGQLDPGLFPLAEWRECSRQAMGRVAVRDWANDARIEDDPDLIEQVRTRILPRRGVRASENEVLITVGAQHALWLIASLLATPRSLVGVENPGYVDARNVFGAVTRQLKPLAIDESGLIIDEQIDDCDLVFTTPSHQSPTTVTLPLERRRALLAKAHEKDFIIIEDDYEAETNFVGDPTPALKSLDTEGRVLYVGSLSKTLAPGLRIGYLVAPAEVIAEARRLRWLMMRHAPTNNQRTAALFLMLGHHDSLIRRLHKIYSQRWNAMRDALEKHLPDSHRAPTFGGSSFWVEGPDKLDSDRLAAQALDHGIVFEPGSVHFMGENPPRNFLRIGYSSISMERIEPGIERLASLIRSAC, from the coding sequence ATGCCTGATGATAACGGGCTTCCCCTGCAGACCCGGATCCGGCAGATGATCGTCACTGCCATTCTGGATGGTCAGCTGGCCCCTGGCGCAACCCTGCCATCCTGCCGAAAACTGGCCAAAACGGTTGGTGTTGCCCGTAATACAGTGGTTCTCGCTTACGAAGGTCTGGTCGATGAAGGCTTTCTCAATGCCCGCGAACGAAGTGGTTTTTTTGTCAGCACAGATGTTGTCGACGGGCGGCTGAAGGCCTTACGCGGCGAAATGCCGGCGCCGACTGAGATCAGCCAGAAAGAACAGATCGATTGGTCCAGACGCCTGCGCAGCCCGGCCCGGGACGCCGTTATTGTCCGCAAACCGGCGGACTGGCAGAATTTCCCCTTTCCCTTTATCTCCGGCCAGCTGGATCCCGGCCTTTTTCCGCTGGCCGAATGGCGGGAATGTTCACGTCAGGCCATGGGGCGGGTTGCCGTGCGCGACTGGGCCAATGACGCCCGGATCGAAGATGATCCCGATCTGATCGAACAGGTCAGAACCCGCATTCTGCCGCGACGTGGTGTCCGCGCGTCAGAAAACGAGGTTCTGATTACCGTTGGTGCCCAGCATGCCCTCTGGCTGATTGCCTCACTGCTGGCCACGCCACGATCCCTGGTTGGTGTCGAGAACCCTGGATATGTTGATGCCCGCAATGTCTTCGGCGCGGTCACCCGGCAATTGAAACCACTCGCCATTGATGAATCCGGTCTCATCATCGATGAGCAGATTGATGATTGCGACCTGGTCTTCACCACCCCCAGTCACCAGTCACCGACCACCGTCACCCTGCCGCTGGAGCGGCGCCGGGCATTGCTCGCCAAAGCGCATGAAAAAGACTTCATCATCATTGAGGATGACTACGAAGCCGAAACCAATTTCGTCGGCGACCCGACACCGGCACTGAAGTCACTCGATACAGAGGGCAGGGTGCTCTATGTCGGCAGCCTGTCAAAGACACTGGCTCCCGGATTGCGCATCGGCTATCTCGTCGCCCCCGCTGAAGTCATTGCCGAGGCCCGGCGATTGCGCTGGCTGATGATGCGACATGCGCCAACCAACAATCAGCGAACGGCGGCTCTTTTCCTGATGCTTGGCCACCATGACAGCCTGATCCGACGGTTGCACAAGATCTACAGCCAGCGCTGGAACGCCATGCGGGACGCTCTGGAAAAACATCTGCCGGACAGCCATCGCGCCCCGACCTTCGGTGGCTCCAGTTTCTGGGTCGAAGGCCCTGACAAACTCGATTCCGACCGGCTGGCTGCTCAGGCCCTCGATCACGGCATTGTTTTTGAACCGGGCTCCGTACATTTCATGGGAGAGAACCCGCCAAGAAACTTCCTCCGGATCGGCTATTCCTCCATATCGATGGAGCGAATTGAACCGGGCATCGAACGACTGGCCTCCCTGATACGCTCCGCCTGCTGA
- a CDS encoding winged helix-turn-helix transcriptional regulator: MKLDNIDKNIIRALQGDGRLSNQELSERVGLSPSPCLRRLRALESAGVIEGYAAKVSQNAVGLPVSVFVSVKLEHQVEEQLDRFEATLRECPEVLECYLMTGPRDYLLRIVARDLADYERFLKETLTRIPGVASIESSFALRQVKASAALPLG; the protein is encoded by the coding sequence ATGAAACTGGATAACATTGATAAAAATATCATCCGCGCATTGCAGGGTGATGGCCGGCTGAGCAATCAGGAATTGTCCGAGCGGGTTGGCCTTAGCCCCAGTCCCTGCCTTCGGCGGCTGCGCGCCCTGGAATCGGCAGGTGTGATCGAAGGCTATGCAGCGAAGGTCAGCCAGAATGCTGTCGGTCTGCCGGTTTCCGTATTCGTGTCGGTAAAGCTGGAGCATCAGGTGGAAGAACAGCTAGACCGGTTTGAAGCGACTTTGCGGGAATGTCCGGAGGTGCTGGAATGTTATCTGATGACGGGTCCCCGCGACTATCTGCTCCGTATCGTCGCCCGCGACCTTGCAGATTATGAGCGATTCCTGAAGGAGACCCTGACTCGGATTCCCGGCGTTGCCTCCATCGAAAGTTCCTTCGCGCTCCGTCAGGTCAAGGCAAGTGCAGCCCTACCGCTGGGCTGA
- a CDS encoding transketolase, whose protein sequence is MTTADEIEILRELQRKVLWLSSWTIHNANHLRDKPDGLKVGGHQASCASMVSLMTALYFSVLRPQDRVAVKPHASPVFHSIQYLLGNQTREKLENFRGFGGAQSYPSRTKDVDDVDFSTGSVGLGVAITAFASMIQDYVRAKDWSKSVPEGRMVALVGDAELDEGNIYECLLEGWKHGLRNTWWVIDYNRQSLDGVVREGLYDRIEKTFATFGWEIVTLKYGALQQAAFEEPGGEALRNWIDKCPNQLYSALTFQGGAAWRKRLLDELGDQGDVTGLIERRSDAELSDLMTNLGGHCLPSILNAFNSIDHDRPVCFIAYTVKGWGLPLAGHKDNHAGLMNPAQMGEFQTSMNIRAGHEWDFFEGLSKPEKDIRGYLSAVPFNAKGPRRYQSPTVPVENFPMISGSDMSTQEGFGKVMLELAKSDSALAERIVTTSPDVTVSTNLGGWVNRRSLFARDEMADIFRDEKVASAQKWIFDPKGQHLELGIAEMNLFLLLGAAGLSHSLFGERLLPVGTLYDPFIQRGLDALNYACYQDARFMVVATPSGVTLAPEGGAHQSIGTPLIGMSQDGLASFEPAFVDELGVIMGWGFEYMQRDGAGDPGEQTWLRDETGGSVYLRLSTRTLEQPKREMTPELREDIINGAYWLRRPGPNAEAIVAFTGVVAPEAIEAVGMAGEDRRDIGLLAITSADRLNAGWTAAERARQRGETHAMSHIERLLAPLSRDCAIVSVLDGHPATLAWLGSVYGHRMKSLGVEHFGQTGTIGDVYRQHGIDREAILTALDAIAGRRPIRHLRALA, encoded by the coding sequence ATGACCACCGCCGACGAGATTGAAATTCTGCGCGAATTACAGCGCAAGGTGCTCTGGCTTTCCTCCTGGACGATCCACAATGCCAACCATCTCCGCGACAAACCCGACGGATTGAAGGTCGGCGGCCATCAGGCCAGTTGCGCCTCCATGGTCTCCCTGATGACAGCGCTCTATTTCTCGGTTCTGCGCCCGCAGGATCGTGTTGCCGTGAAGCCCCATGCCAGCCCGGTATTCCATTCGATTCAGTATCTTCTTGGCAACCAGACCCGTGAAAAGCTGGAAAATTTCAGGGGCTTTGGCGGCGCGCAATCCTATCCCAGCCGCACCAAGGATGTGGATGATGTCGATTTCTCCACCGGGTCGGTTGGCCTCGGTGTCGCCATCACGGCCTTTGCCTCCATGATTCAGGATTACGTCCGGGCCAAAGACTGGTCAAAATCCGTACCGGAAGGCCGGATGGTGGCTCTGGTCGGTGATGCCGAACTGGATGAAGGCAATATCTATGAGTGCCTGCTGGAAGGCTGGAAACATGGCCTGCGCAATACCTGGTGGGTGATTGATTATAACCGCCAGAGCCTCGACGGCGTGGTGCGCGAAGGCCTCTATGACCGCATCGAGAAAACCTTCGCCACCTTCGGCTGGGAAATCGTCACCCTGAAATACGGTGCCCTGCAACAGGCTGCCTTTGAAGAGCCGGGCGGCGAGGCCCTGCGCAACTGGATCGATAAATGCCCGAACCAGCTCTATTCGGCGCTGACGTTTCAGGGGGGTGCCGCCTGGCGCAAGCGTCTGCTCGACGAACTGGGCGATCAGGGCGATGTCACCGGACTGATCGAGCGGCGGAGCGATGCCGAACTGTCAGACCTGATGACCAACCTCGGCGGTCATTGCCTGCCAAGCATTCTCAATGCCTTCAACAGTATTGATCATGACCGTCCGGTCTGTTTCATCGCCTATACCGTCAAGGGCTGGGGCCTGCCGCTGGCCGGCCACAAGGATAACCATGCCGGGCTGATGAACCCCGCACAGATGGGCGAATTCCAAACCTCGATGAACATTCGGGCTGGCCATGAATGGGACTTCTTCGAAGGACTGAGCAAGCCGGAGAAAGATATCAGGGGATATCTGTCGGCAGTACCTTTCAATGCAAAGGGCCCCCGGCGTTATCAGTCGCCAACCGTACCGGTCGAAAATTTCCCGATGATTTCCGGCTCCGACATGTCGACCCAGGAAGGGTTCGGCAAAGTCATGCTGGAACTGGCAAAGTCGGACAGCGCACTGGCCGAACGCATCGTCACCACGTCACCGGATGTTACCGTCTCGACCAATCTTGGTGGCTGGGTGAACCGGCGCTCGCTGTTTGCCCGTGATGAAATGGCTGACATCTTCCGGGACGAAAAAGTCGCCAGCGCCCAGAAATGGATTTTCGACCCGAAGGGACAGCATCTCGAACTCGGCATTGCCGAAATGAACCTGTTCCTGCTGCTGGGGGCGGCTGGCCTGTCGCATTCCCTGTTCGGTGAACGTCTGCTGCCGGTCGGCACATTGTATGATCCGTTTATCCAGCGCGGTCTCGATGCCCTTAACTATGCCTGCTATCAGGATGCCCGCTTCATGGTTGTGGCCACGCCGTCAGGCGTGACGCTGGCACCGGAAGGCGGTGCGCATCAGTCCATTGGCACACCACTGATCGGCATGTCGCAGGACGGTCTGGCGTCGTTTGAACCGGCCTTTGTCGACGAACTGGGTGTCATCATGGGCTGGGGCTTCGAATATATGCAGCGCGACGGAGCAGGGGACCCGGGCGAACAGACCTGGCTCCGCGATGAGACCGGGGGCAGCGTTTATCTTCGCCTCTCCACCCGTACTCTGGAACAGCCGAAGCGTGAAATGACGCCGGAACTGCGTGAAGACATCATCAATGGTGCCTACTGGCTGCGTCGCCCCGGTCCGAACGCCGAGGCCATCGTCGCTTTCACCGGCGTCGTTGCACCGGAAGCGATCGAGGCTGTCGGTATGGCAGGGGAAGACCGGCGGGATATCGGCTTGCTGGCCATTACCTCCGCTGACCGTCTGAACGCTGGCTGGACTGCGGCAGAACGCGCCCGGCAACGCGGCGAGACACATGCCATGAGCCATATCGAGCGGCTCCTCGCACCCTTGTCCCGCGACTGCGCGATCGTTTCCGTGCTCGACGGCCATCCGGCAACTCTGGCCTGGCTTGGCTCCGTCTACGGCCATCGCATGAAGTCACTGGGGGTCGAGCATTTCGGGCAGACCGGAACCATCGGTGATGTCTATCGCCAGCACGGCATCGACCGTGAGGCAATCCTGACAGCCCTCGACGCCATCGCCGGTCGCCGCCCGATCCGCCATCTGCGGGCATTAGCGTAA